TCTGCTTCAGAAGCATTCTCTAAACAAGAAGAAAAAACACGTGAGCTCACGATTCTCTATGGCTCACATACTGGCAATTGTCAGTCACTAGCGGAATCGTTCTTTGAGCGATTGGAAAACGAGAAATACAACGTTACCCTTTCATCGCTTGATGATTTTAAGCCAAAGTCGCTTAAAAAAGTAGAAGATTTATTATTGATTACAAGCACCCACGGAGATGGCGATCCTCCTGATAATGCGCTGAGCTTCCATGACTTTGTTCAAAGTAAGAGAGCGCCTGAATTAGACGGTCTCAGATTCTCTGTCTTATCACTTGGTGATAGCTCCTATGAGTTTTTCTGCCAAACCGGGAAAGATTTTGACAAACGCTTTGAAGAATTAGGTGCAACAAGGCTCTATCCTCGTGTAGATTGTGATCTTGATTTCGAAGAGCCGGCAGAAGAGTGGTTCGAAGGCGTGACGGGAGTATTGAAAGAAGATCAGACTACTGGTGAATCGACTTCTCAAACAAAACCTGATGAGACGGATCAGGCGTATTCCAGAACGAATCCATTCAAAGCCGAAATTCTTGAGAATGTTAATTTGAATGGACGTGGGTCCAATAAAGAAACGCGGCACCTTGAGCTTGATCTTGAAGGATCGAATCTTGAGTACGAGCCGGGTGATAGTCTTGGCATCTATCCTGAGAATGATACGACACTTGTCCTTCAGCTAATCGAGGAAATGAACTGGAAGCGAGAAGAACAGGTTACGGTGAACAAACAGGGAGACGTTCACTCACTTGAAGAAGCTTTAACAAAAATATATGAAATGACGAGTCTCACAAAGCCATTGCTCAAGAAGATCGCAGAGCTGACATCAAGTTCTGAGCTTAAGCGCATGGTTGAAGCGGAAGGCGAAGAATTAAGAACATACCTTTACGGTAGAGATTTAATTGATTTGGTGAAGGACTACGGACCGTGGACCGTCTCAGCACAGGAGTTTGTAAACGTTCTGCGCAAAATTCCGGTTCGTCTTTATTCGATCGCAAGCAGTTCAAAGGCAAATCCAGATGAAGTTCATCTCACAATTGGCGCACTAAGGTATGATGCACATGGTCGATCTCGTACGGGCGTATGCTCTGGCCAGTGTGCAGAGCGCTCACAAGCGGGGGATACACTCCCAGTATTTGTGCAGCGAAATCAAAACTTTAGACTTCCGGATCATCCTGACACCCCCATTATTATGATAGGCGCAGGCACTGGCGTAGCGCCGTACCGGGCATTCTTACAAGAGCGAGAAGAAAGTGGCGCAAGTGGAGAAACGTGGCTGTTCTTTGGTGAACAGCATTTTGTGACCGATTTTCTTTATCAAGTCGAATGGCAAAAATGGTTGAAAGATGGTGTGCTTACGCGGATGGATGTCGCTTTTTCACGTGATACAGAGGAGAAAGTTTATGTTCAGCACCGCATGCGCGAGCGAAGTAAAGAACTATACGAGTGGCTGCAACAAGGTGCGCACGTCTACGTATGTGGAGATGAAAAGTATATGGCAAAAGATGTTCACGTGGCACTCGTTAACATCTTAGAACAACAGGGGAATTTCAGTGAGTCAGAAGCAGAAGCTTATCTCGCAGATCTACGTAACGCGAAACGCTACCAGCGCGATGTGTACTAAGCGCATCAGGGAAGGAGATTGATCATGTCGAAAAAGACGGTAACAGAAGACGGCAAACCGAGTGAAATGGAGAAAATCAAAGACGAAAGTGATTACTTACGCGGCTCGCTTGTGAAAAGCTTTGCGGATCCCATCACCGCTTCCATTCCAGACGCAGATACAAAACTATTAAAATTTCATGGGAGCTATATGCAGGACGATCGCGATATTCGTCAGGAGCGAAAACAGCAAAAGCTTGAACCAGCTTATCAGTTTATGGTTCGAGTGCGACTACCTGGTGGAGTAGCTACGCCAGAACAATGGCTAGTAATGGATGATCTTGCGAATCAATACGGAAATGGAACGCTAAAGCTAACAACGCGCCAAACGTTCCAGATGCATGGGATTCTGAAGTGGAATATGAAGAAAAGCATTCAGGCGATGGACCGGGTTCTCATGGATTCTCTTGCGGCATGCGGTGACGTGAATCGGAATGTGATGTGTAATGCCAATCCTTATCAATCTGATATTCATGCCGAGGTGCATGGGTGGGCACGGAAGCTAAGCGATGATCTTCTGCCGAGAACGAGAGCGTATCATGAAATCTGGTTAGACGAAGAAAAAGTGCTCGATCGAAAAGAAGAAGAGATTGAGCCGATGTATGGTCCTCATTACTTGCCGAGAAAGTTTAAGATCGGGGTCGCTGTTCCACCATCAAACGACGTGGATATTTTCTCACAAGATCTTGGTTTTATTGTAATTCTTGAAGATGGCAAGCTTCAGGGATTTAACGTCGCAGTAGGCGGTGGCATGGGTATGACGCATGGGGACACAAGTACGTATCCTCAGCTATCCCGAATCATTGGTTTCTGTACACCTGATAAGATTGTTGATGTTGCTGAGAAAATCATTACGATTCAGCGAGATTATGGCAATCGCTCAGAACGGAAGAACGCTCGCTTCAAATATACAATCGATCGAAGAGGACTGGACTGGGTTCGGAACGAATTGAATAATAGACTGGGCTATGAACTAGAAGAAGCTCGTTCTTATCATTTCGATCATAATGGTGATCGCTATGGATGGATAAAGGGTGACGGCAAATGGCATTTAACGCTCTTTATCCAAAATGGTCGTATTGTTGATTCAGAAGATTATCAGATTATGACAGGGCTACGTGAAATTGCGAAGGTTCATGAAGGTGATTTCAGACTAACGCCGAATCAGAATCTCATCATAGCGAATGTATCAGAGGAGAAGAAAACAGAGATTGATCAACTTGTAGCAACATACGGTATCACAGATGGGAAACAAAATTCAGCTCTGCGCCGTAATTCGATGGCCTGCGTGGCGTTCCCAACATGCGGTCTAGCAATGGCAGAAGCAGAGCGTTATCTACCTTCTCTTATTGATAAGATTGAAGAGATCGTGGATGAAGCGGGACTGAGAGAAGAAGAAATCGTGATCCGCATGTCGGGTTGTCCAAATAGCTGCTCACGTCCGACGCTTGGTGAGATTGCCTTTATTGGAAAAGCGCCTGGTAAGTACAATATGTATATGGGAGCAGGGTTTGTTGGGGATCGTCTCAGCAAGCTTTATAAAGAAAACATTGGTGAAGAAGAAATCCTTGCATCATTAAAACCGATCCTAATGAACTATGCGAAAGAAAAAGAGGAACATGAGCATTTCGGTGATTATGTGATTCGAGCAGAGTATGTTGAAGAAGTGCGATCAGGACTTGATTTTCATAGCTAGTTTTGACGAAATGAAGCCCGAAGTTCATCAGCGTGTGAGCTTTGGGTTTCAACACGTCTTTCATTAAATCGTTGGAGGTGCTTTAATGCCGTACAGTATGGTTTCTCATTTATCATGTCCAAAGTGCAACAAGACTTATGATTCAGATACGATTCAACAGCTTTGTGTTTGTGGTTCACCACTTCTTGTCGAATATGATCTTGATGAGGTGAAAAAGCGTCTTACAAAGGAAATGATTGCCGGACGAGAACAGTCGCTCTGGCGCTATCATGAATTACTTCCTGTTAAAGAAGAAAAGAATAAAGTAAGTTTCGAAGAAGGGATGACCCCTTTCCTGCCGCTACCATCCCTTGGTCAGAAAATGAATCTCTCAAACTTATACATAAAAGACGAGGGAATGGTGCCGACGGGTTCATTTAAAGCTCGGGGAGCGGCAGTCGGCATTTCGAAGGCGAAGGAGCTTGGCGTTCAGAACCTTGCGATGCCGACAAATGGAAATGCAGGAGCTGCCTGGTCACTTTATGCGGCAAAGGCAGGGTTGGAAGCTCATATTGTTATGCCTGTTGATGCACCTGAGATTACGAGAAAAGAAGTGAGTATTTCTGGTGCTCATCTTTATTTAGTCAACGGGTTAATAAGTGACGCTGGTAAAATAGTTGGTGATCTCGTGAAAGAGCAAGGATTTTATGATGCATCTACCCTAAAAGAGCCCTATCGCATTGAAGGTAAAAAAACGATGGGGTATGAAATAGCGGAACAGCTGAATTGGGAGCTTCCTGATGTGATTCTTTATCCAACAGGAGGTGGCGTTGGTCTTATTGGGATCTATAAAGCGTTTCTTGAGCTTCAGAAGCTTGGTTGGATTAAGGATCAAAAGCTTCCAAGGTTAGTTGCTGTGCAATCGGAGGGATGTGCCCCCATTGTGAAGGCATTCGAAGAAGGAAAAAATGAGTCTGAGTTCTGGGGAAATTCAACAACGCATGCGTTTGGTATCAATGTACCTAAAGCGATCGGAGACTTTCTTGTATTGGATGCGATCTATCAAACAGAAGGGTGTGCCGTTGCGGTTTCTGAAGAAGCCATTCGAACATCCCAGCGAGAAGTTGCTGCGTTAGAAGGGCAATTTATTTGTCCTGAAGGCGCGAGTACATTCGCTGCTGCGGAGAGATTAAGGGAACGAAATTGGATCAAAGAAGATGAACAGGTCATTTGTTTAAACACAGGTCTTGGTATTAAATATCCAGATGCTTTTGAAGTAAATGTTCAAATAATGGAGACGAATGAAAGAATCAACGTCTAGCATCATCGTCTAGCCATACCAAAGCTAATGCACCACTCTGAGATTTCTTTAGAGGGGTGCATTTCTATCTAAGCTAAATATTGTTTTGAAGTGAAAAATTCTTCTTCCATTAACACGTACGGGTGAGTTTCCATCAAAATGTTTATGAGGTAATCAGGCATTCTTTCTCCATCGTATGCACAAATAAGAGGGAAGGAAAGGTCGTTTACTGCTTCGTCTACAATTTTTTCGAAGTCTTCTATAAGGTGAAGAGGTTCTTCCATCGAGGCCCATTCCACACGTGCCCATGAGCGGAAGGAGAGGTTAGATTCCACATAAGGTTGAACGGTCTTTTTGAAATATTCATGAATGGCAGGAGGATGATAACTGCCGCTAGAAAAGTAAAAGTCGAAGCTGTTCACTCTGTGGACAAACTTCATTTCGTTAGCGGTTAACCTTGAGGTTAATTCTTTCTCAATCATCGGATACAGACGGTCATTTTCGATTAAGATGACATAATCTCCGTTTGCGACTCCTTTTTCAGTATAACTAACGACTTGTTCGAGGTAATTCTTCATCCCATGGTAGGCATAAAGCACATGAACACTTCTTTGCTCCTCGAACAGCTGGTTCATCTTGCTAGTCAAGTGATCACCCCTTTGTTTTCTTCTACCTTTATTTTACTACAATTATTCGAATAGATATATGGCGTTATGAGTAAGTGTGAGGTTTTCATTTCGATAGGGATAAGAATGATGGTGCGATATGGAAAAAAGCCAGAAGCTGTGTGAGAACAGAATCTGGCTTTTTTCATTTATTTTTAATCAATTGGATCGACGGATTTTCCGTATCGAAGAACATCGAATACCGCCATCCCGTCACTTGGTCTCCCGTTGTCATTTCGGAAAGGCATAAGTGAGAAGAAAATAAAATAGATAGAGAAATATGTGAACTGATAGAAAAATAGCGTAACAGGTATTGTGTTTGAGGTGATCAAGTAGTTAATAATTAGAATCACGATGAGATTGAATAGACTGCCACCTAAATAGATCGCAACGTGTGCCCACGTTTTATTGTAGGTTAATTCTTCGTATTGGCACCAACCTTCCATGAAGTACTTTCTTCTAATTTCCAGCGGTCCTATATGAAACAGTGTACGTCCTGTACCGATGCAAAATTTCACCTTGCCTCCAAACAGCCGCGCTAGGAGCACGTGACCTGCTTCATGAACAAGAGTGACAATTGGTAGAATAATGAAGAAATTCACAAAGAACATTGGGATATCATTTAAAGTAAACATGGTTATACCTCCGAGATGTAAGTATCAACGATAGTTCGGTATGACTATAAAGAGGAACGTTCCCGATTTACCCGTTTCCTAACTGATTTTCGATAAGAAACATGAAACGGTAATAAAAGAAATACTCTTGATACATTTTTACTTATAAGTGCATAGCGCTAATAAGCTTTCGAAGTTTGCGATTGTTGAACAATGGCAAATAAAAAGGAATTAACGAATGAGCGGAGTAGATATAAAGTGAAAGTAATGAAATGGAGGGGGTATATTGATGTATGAGCTGAAAACGAAAGAAACGGATAATAGTGTGATTGAATTCATTGAAAGCGTTGATCATCCAAAGAAGCGGGAGGATGGCTATCGTTTGTTAGATCTTTTTACTGAAACGACAGGGTATGAAGCGAAATTGTGGGGACCAAGTATTATTGGATTTGGAAGTTATCATTATAAATACGCTACGGGACATGAGGGGGATGCACCGCTCGTTGGATTTTCTCCTAGAAAGGCTAAGATTAGTTTGTATCTCGCTCAAGGAGAACCAGAGCGCGAGGAAGCTTTAGCACGATTAGGCAAGCATACAACAGGGAAGGCCTGTGTTTATGTAAATAAGCTTGCGGACATTGATCTTGAAGTGCTTAAAGAGCTAATATGTCAATCGATCGAATATTTGAAAAAGCTGTACCCAGAAAAATAAATAAGTTTTTTGCAAAGTAAAGCGGAAACATAATGGTCTATAAGTGCTAGAGAGGATGGGGGGGTGAGCCAATTTAAGCATAAGGGTCAGGCGCAGATGTGCCTGACCCTTATGCTGATTTTAAAACTTTTAGATTATTGCGCTTGCACGGTTTCAAGCGCTACTGCTTTAATGTCACCTTCTTTTGATTCTGAGACGAAAGAAAGTCTGTATTCACCAGTATGATATACGTGCAAATACTCGTTATCTAGTTCGTTAAAGACGATCTCATCAGGCTCGCCAAATTGACAAACTACATCAGTGTAAGGGATAGCGGGTCCTTCCGATAACGCGTTATAACGTAAATGACTTACCGTTTCGTTTGCAGTTAAGTAAGCGTACTTTTCATCATAGAATCCAGGTGTTCCTTCATAGAAGGTTTCATCATAGGTCATCTCAGGCTTTATCTTCTTTAAGGCCTCTTCGGACATTCCAAGAAAAATGGAGGCATCCTTTAGGTGACCTTGCTCTGCAAAATTCAGTAATTCTGAATGGAACGGAGCTTTTTCACAGGAAGTAGGGGTGTTCTCGGCTGATGTTAATGGTTTTTCATCTGTCATCGTATAATCACCATTAAACCCAACAGCTGCGTCATGGTAACTAAGACAGGCTTCTTCAATAAATGTAATGACGTCATTCGTTCGAATAAACGTACCTGAGCAAGAAGGATCTTCCGTATCCTCAAACGTTGCTTCATCACCGTTTATAGTAGCTGTTCCATTTAATTTCCCAACATCCGATCCACTACTGACGTCGATCGTAAACTGAAAGGATTCCTTTGTTACGTTTGATATGCTTAAGTTCCCCTGATCGAACGCAGGATCAATATAAAGTGCTTCTTTCCATTCAGAAGTACTTTCTTCGTTCGCTGCTTCATTATTCGTATTCGATTCCAGTTCGATTCGAGTATATACGCCTGTAAAAGAGGCGCTATTCTCATTCATTGATTCACATGCTTCACTCGTATCAATGGCTAAGCGGTCCTCTTTCCAACCGAATGAGGCTTTGCAAGCCTCATTATCAGGGTGTGTGAAATGAGCCATTTCTCCGTTAACCTCAGCAGTCCCTGAAAGCTCTCCAACATTTTGACCATCATAGGATTGAAGCATAAATGTAAAGGAAGTAGAAGTTGAATCTGTTACATCAAGCCCCCCGTGGATTTCTCCATCTTTCTCCCACTTGTACGTGCCATCTTGAAATAGAATGTCCTTTTGTACGGCTTCCTCTGAAGGCTTGTCCACCGTTTCTTTCTCCGCTTCTACCTTTTCCGATGAGTCAGAAGTAGTTAAGAAGTTACATGACGTGACGATGAGTAGTAAAGTAAACAACAATACGAGACGAAGCGTTTTCATATGATTCCTCCCTACTGAAGTAAGTTGATGACATCATTATACATAACGTTCCGTAAAAGAATGGGATATTGGTGTCGAGCCGGGAAAAAATTCCTTGTCTAGTTTAAGCGAATTCTTTTGTAATTTAGTTGACCATTTCCGGGGAAATGAATGGAAGAAGTCGAATGAAACATTACTTTTCGTTCCGCTGGGGAAGAATGTGTTGAAAATAGGGAGCAAGGTATAATCTCTAAATCTCCTATTGCCAATTGAGCGAGTGGACGATTATGATGAATTTAAATGAGACAAGTTCGACATATCACAACAACTGGTGGGATGGAATGAAAACCATAACAAAACAGCTCATTCGTTTATTTGAGTCAGTTCATGCAAGTATTTTAAGAAAGTCTGTCATGATTTTTGTTTTCATTCTTGTTATACCAACGTTAATGATCTATCAGCTGATCATTAACTATGCGGAAGATATGATTGAAGAGGACATTATTAGTGAGAATGTCGCGAACACGGAAAGTATCGTGAAGCGTGTAAATAATGAAATTTCCAGTGTTGTTTTGCAGCTGCATTTAATGGCAGGAAATGGAGAAGGAAGCGAAATTAACGCGGAACGTATGTATGAGCGATCCAGACAGGCGATTGCGCAGAGCTCTATTATTCGGTCTATCTATTATTTAGATGACACTAGTAACGTCATATTTGAATCTCCTTTTGCCCCTGAGCTTGAAGGTGTCTCTTATCACTATCCAGAGTTTGATCGAATTCAATGGACGCACAATTATGCTGTTTCTAGTGTTATTCAAAATTTTAGCGGTGAGGATATTGTTTCGGTGGGGATTCCAGTCTTTGATGAAAAAAACGCTTTTCAAGGTGCTTTAATTGCTGAATTTAGTCAGGATTATTTATCTGAAATCGTAAGAAGTATCAGCATGAGTGAAGGACATTTTGGGATGATGGTTGATCTAGAAGGAATTGTCCTGGCTTCTACCAATGAACAATCAATCGGCTCAGCTATTTCAAGTGATTTACCTTCTAAGCAAATATTTGAGGAAGTTTCAGGGGTTGCACGTTCATCTTATGGAGGGAATCAGAGCATCATCGCTTATCAAACACTGCGTGATGAATGGGGTCTAGTTTACGGGGTGTCAGAAGATATTGCCTTTGCCCCTGTTCGAAAACTATCACTAGTGCTTACGTTATCCTTTCTCGGCATTCTCATTCTTTCATTCTTTTTCATCGTTGCCGGTATTCGAAATATTGTTTATCCCATTATTCGATTAACAGATTATGCAAAGGATTATAGGGAGAAGGTTTTTTACCAGGAGCATGATCCATCGCAAAGTGTCCGAAAAGATGAAGTGGGAGAATTGACTCGAACGATCATTTCTGTCGGCAATAGTAATTATGAGAAGCAGCATCAGCTAGAAGAAAGTGAACGCTACTTAAATGACATGATTGAAGGAATCCCTTATGGCATGATTACGATTAATGATCACGCGATCGTAACGCATGTGAACAATCGATTCGAAAACCTCATTGGGTATAGTAGAAATGATCTCGTGGGAAAGTCATTATCAGAACTTCCGATTAAAAGTACCGATGAAGACTTTATGTTGTTAAAAGCCTTAATCTCTGAGGACCCTAGCATCGAATGTGAAAGTTACATTATCGATGCAAATGGAAGGCGTCACATTGTGAATATCGCTACGTCTCGCTTCTATAATGCTCAGAATAAAATTATTGGCAGCATTGCTGTGCTACAGGATATTTCACAAATGAAGATGCTAGAGTCACGTTTGAAACAAAATGATAAGCTTGCATTAATAGGGCAAATTACCACGGGTATTGCTCATGAAATCAAAAACCCGCTTGCGATTTTAACAGGATCTTCTGAGATGTTAAGAGAAGAAGTGGAGGAAGCCAATAGTTCAGAAGAGATTCTTGAATTATCGCGTGATATTGATCAAGTCGTGAAACGAATGAAGCTCATTGTGAATAATTTCTTGAATTTTGCAAAAGTTAACAAAGCCGATGCTCGACCAATCCAGTTAAAGAAAGTGATTGATGAAGTCCTACATCTAGTGAGATTTAAGCTAAAAGAATTAAATATAGAGGTCGTAAAGCACTATGAGACAAGCGGAGACCTCGTCGGTTTCTATGATGAGTTAATTCAAGCCTTTTTAAATATCATTCTTAACGCAATCGATGCAATGAAAGAGGAAGGAACATTAACCGTTACGATTGAAGAGGATGAGAAATATGTTCATGTCGCTATCGGAGACACAGGAACGGGCATTGTTACGAGTAATCTTGAATGGCTTTTTGATCCATTTTTTTCGACTAAGGAAGAAGGGAATGGACTTGGGTTAACGATCGCGAGAGATATCATTAAAGAAAATAATGGCGATCTTACGGTTGAGAGCGTAGAGGGTGAGGGGACAACGATTCATTGTTGGTTCCAACGATAGAAAAGGGGTGGCGTTATGGAGAAAACCGTTTTGATCGTAGATGATGAAATGCAGCTTGCGAAGCTAATCGGCAGGAAGTTAACGAAGGCAGGCCTATCGTCAGTTTTGGCTCATAAGGGAAGTGCTGCTATCGACTTATTTAAAAGAAAAGAAACGGCAGTCGTAATTCTGGATTATATGCTACCAGATATGACAGGTCTTCAAGTATTGGAAGAAATGAAAAGGCTTAAGCCAGATGTGCCGGTCATTATGATGACGGCTTATGGAAATGTCGAGAGTGCTGTCGGGGCAATGAAACTGGGCGCCGTCGATTATTTGAACAAACCGATGGAGCTCGAAGAAGTGAAAGACTTGGTTATGAAACAACTCGATACAAAGGTAGAGCCTCCGCCAAAAGAAAACGATCCATTTGTATTTCAAAGTCCTGAGATGAAGCGTGTGATGGCATTTCTAAATCAGGTGAAGGATACGGATGCAAGTATTTTAGTGCTAGGTGAGAGTGGCGTGGGCAAAACGGCTCTTGCTCATTGGATTCATTCAAATAGTTATCGAGGGGCGGGCCCAATGCTATCGATTAACTGTGCGGCTATACCTGAGCACCTTCTCGAAAGTGAGTTGTTTGGTTATCAGAAGGGAGCATTTACCGGAGCTGTAACAACGAAAATCGGAAAATTCGCTGCTGCAGATAAAGGGACGATTTTTCTAGATGAGATTGGAGAGATTTCTCCTTCCATGCAAGCAAAGCTTCTTCATGTCATTGAAGATAAAAAGGTGATGCAGCTAGGTAGCAATGAATATCGCACAGTAGATGTACGAATCATTACAGCAACGAATAAGGATTTAAAAAAATCCGTTGCGGAAGGTATGTTTCGTGAGGATCTTTACTATCGTCTAAATTTAATCGAAATTGAGATCCCTCCCCTACGTGAAAGGATGGAAGATATCCCCCTTTTCATTCAATCACAAATGAAGAAATTAAATCGAAAGTATAAGAAACAAATTTATATAGCAGAGGAATGCATCAACCTTCTCCTCCGTCATACGTGGCCAGGTAACATTCGCGAGCTACTCAATATGCTTGAACGCATTCATATCGTAAAACGAGAAGGAACAATTATGCCAGAAGATCTTGCGCATGCATCTCTTATGTCGATACCAAAAGATGAACCTGTAGGATCACAGGACTTCAG
The sequence above is drawn from the Pseudalkalibacillus hwajinpoensis genome and encodes:
- a CDS encoding assimilatory sulfite reductase (NADPH) flavoprotein subunit gives rise to the protein MQLQVVNSPFDKEQTELLNRLLPTLNETQKIWLSGYLSVPGSSEAAAATETVAQGVSASEAFSKQEEKTRELTILYGSHTGNCQSLAESFFERLENEKYNVTLSSLDDFKPKSLKKVEDLLLITSTHGDGDPPDNALSFHDFVQSKRAPELDGLRFSVLSLGDSSYEFFCQTGKDFDKRFEELGATRLYPRVDCDLDFEEPAEEWFEGVTGVLKEDQTTGESTSQTKPDETDQAYSRTNPFKAEILENVNLNGRGSNKETRHLELDLEGSNLEYEPGDSLGIYPENDTTLVLQLIEEMNWKREEQVTVNKQGDVHSLEEALTKIYEMTSLTKPLLKKIAELTSSSELKRMVEAEGEELRTYLYGRDLIDLVKDYGPWTVSAQEFVNVLRKIPVRLYSIASSSKANPDEVHLTIGALRYDAHGRSRTGVCSGQCAERSQAGDTLPVFVQRNQNFRLPDHPDTPIIMIGAGTGVAPYRAFLQEREESGASGETWLFFGEQHFVTDFLYQVEWQKWLKDGVLTRMDVAFSRDTEEKVYVQHRMRERSKELYEWLQQGAHVYVCGDEKYMAKDVHVALVNILEQQGNFSESEAEAYLADLRNAKRYQRDVY
- the cysI gene encoding assimilatory sulfite reductase (NADPH) hemoprotein subunit encodes the protein MSKKTVTEDGKPSEMEKIKDESDYLRGSLVKSFADPITASIPDADTKLLKFHGSYMQDDRDIRQERKQQKLEPAYQFMVRVRLPGGVATPEQWLVMDDLANQYGNGTLKLTTRQTFQMHGILKWNMKKSIQAMDRVLMDSLAACGDVNRNVMCNANPYQSDIHAEVHGWARKLSDDLLPRTRAYHEIWLDEEKVLDRKEEEIEPMYGPHYLPRKFKIGVAVPPSNDVDIFSQDLGFIVILEDGKLQGFNVAVGGGMGMTHGDTSTYPQLSRIIGFCTPDKIVDVAEKIITIQRDYGNRSERKNARFKYTIDRRGLDWVRNELNNRLGYELEEARSYHFDHNGDRYGWIKGDGKWHLTLFIQNGRIVDSEDYQIMTGLREIAKVHEGDFRLTPNQNLIIANVSEEKKTEIDQLVATYGITDGKQNSALRRNSMACVAFPTCGLAMAEAERYLPSLIDKIEEIVDEAGLREEEIVIRMSGCPNSCSRPTLGEIAFIGKAPGKYNMYMGAGFVGDRLSKLYKENIGEEEILASLKPILMNYAKEKEEHEHFGDYVIRAEYVEEVRSGLDFHS
- a CDS encoding threonine synthase; this encodes MPYSMVSHLSCPKCNKTYDSDTIQQLCVCGSPLLVEYDLDEVKKRLTKEMIAGREQSLWRYHELLPVKEEKNKVSFEEGMTPFLPLPSLGQKMNLSNLYIKDEGMVPTGSFKARGAAVGISKAKELGVQNLAMPTNGNAGAAWSLYAAKAGLEAHIVMPVDAPEITRKEVSISGAHLYLVNGLISDAGKIVGDLVKEQGFYDASTLKEPYRIEGKKTMGYEIAEQLNWELPDVILYPTGGGVGLIGIYKAFLELQKLGWIKDQKLPRLVAVQSEGCAPIVKAFEEGKNESEFWGNSTTHAFGINVPKAIGDFLVLDAIYQTEGCAVAVSEEAIRTSQREVAALEGQFICPEGASTFAAAERLRERNWIKEDEQVICLNTGLGIKYPDAFEVNVQIMETNERINV
- a CDS encoding MEDS domain-containing protein, which gives rise to MTSKMNQLFEEQRSVHVLYAYHGMKNYLEQVVSYTEKGVANGDYVILIENDRLYPMIEKELTSRLTANEMKFVHRVNSFDFYFSSGSYHPPAIHEYFKKTVQPYVESNLSFRSWARVEWASMEEPLHLIEDFEKIVDEAVNDLSFPLICAYDGERMPDYLINILMETHPYVLMEEEFFTSKQYLA
- a CDS encoding site-2 protease family protein: MFTLNDIPMFFVNFFIILPIVTLVHEAGHVLLARLFGGKVKFCIGTGRTLFHIGPLEIRRKYFMEGWCQYEELTYNKTWAHVAIYLGGSLFNLIVILIINYLITSNTIPVTLFFYQFTYFSIYFIFFSLMPFRNDNGRPSDGMAVFDVLRYGKSVDPID
- a CDS encoding DUF1801 domain-containing protein, which gives rise to MYELKTKETDNSVIEFIESVDHPKKREDGYRLLDLFTETTGYEAKLWGPSIIGFGSYHYKYATGHEGDAPLVGFSPRKAKISLYLAQGEPEREEALARLGKHTTGKACVYVNKLADIDLEVLKELICQSIEYLKKLYPEK
- a CDS encoding sensor histidine kinase, translated to MKTITKQLIRLFESVHASILRKSVMIFVFILVIPTLMIYQLIINYAEDMIEEDIISENVANTESIVKRVNNEISSVVLQLHLMAGNGEGSEINAERMYERSRQAIAQSSIIRSIYYLDDTSNVIFESPFAPELEGVSYHYPEFDRIQWTHNYAVSSVIQNFSGEDIVSVGIPVFDEKNAFQGALIAEFSQDYLSEIVRSISMSEGHFGMMVDLEGIVLASTNEQSIGSAISSDLPSKQIFEEVSGVARSSYGGNQSIIAYQTLRDEWGLVYGVSEDIAFAPVRKLSLVLTLSFLGILILSFFFIVAGIRNIVYPIIRLTDYAKDYREKVFYQEHDPSQSVRKDEVGELTRTIISVGNSNYEKQHQLEESERYLNDMIEGIPYGMITINDHAIVTHVNNRFENLIGYSRNDLVGKSLSELPIKSTDEDFMLLKALISEDPSIECESYIIDANGRRHIVNIATSRFYNAQNKIIGSIAVLQDISQMKMLESRLKQNDKLALIGQITTGIAHEIKNPLAILTGSSEMLREEVEEANSSEEILELSRDIDQVVKRMKLIVNNFLNFAKVNKADARPIQLKKVIDEVLHLVRFKLKELNIEVVKHYETSGDLVGFYDELIQAFLNIILNAIDAMKEEGTLTVTIEEDEKYVHVAIGDTGTGIVTSNLEWLFDPFFSTKEEGNGLGLTIARDIIKENNGDLTVESVEGEGTTIHCWFQR
- a CDS encoding sigma-54-dependent transcriptional regulator, with amino-acid sequence MEKTVLIVDDEMQLAKLIGRKLTKAGLSSVLAHKGSAAIDLFKRKETAVVILDYMLPDMTGLQVLEEMKRLKPDVPVIMMTAYGNVESAVGAMKLGAVDYLNKPMELEEVKDLVMKQLDTKVEPPPKENDPFVFQSPEMKRVMAFLNQVKDTDASILVLGESGVGKTALAHWIHSNSYRGAGPMLSINCAAIPEHLLESELFGYQKGAFTGAVTTKIGKFAAADKGTIFLDEIGEISPSMQAKLLHVIEDKKVMQLGSNEYRTVDVRIITATNKDLKKSVAEGMFREDLYYRLNLIEIEIPPLRERMEDIPLFIQSQMKKLNRKYKKQIYIAEECINLLLRHTWPGNIRELLNMLERIHIVKREGTIMPEDLAHASLMSIPKDEPVGSQDFSGSLSEVLEDIEEKMIRQALGETNGNQTKAADRLGIARHTLIYKMKKIGISL